From Curtobacterium sp. SGAir0471, the proteins below share one genomic window:
- a CDS encoding ABC transporter permease subunit, with amino-acid sequence MSAATATGMPSGVGLGFGRLVRSEWIKFRSIRSTWWCYAIIVALTIGLGAMIGAAAPVMGLPEGAEVTQEIANRQIVLLSTSSVGFTVLVAAVLGVLIITGEYGTGQVRSTFTADPGRTGAILAKAVVLAVATFVVSAVSTWIGVALVAFFQADKGVHADLADPAVVMPVLGSSVYVTGIALLAFGIGLLVRSSAGGIAIALGVLLVVPIVLQLVAGLVDQQWLLDVSRFLPDQAGSQLYTYERSAAQPAPEGVVLDGWAGGGVLAAWVVAIGVVALAAVKKRDV; translated from the coding sequence ATGAGCGCCGCGACCGCCACAGGCATGCCCAGCGGCGTCGGCCTCGGGTTCGGCCGCCTGGTCCGCAGCGAGTGGATCAAGTTCCGCAGCATCCGGTCCACCTGGTGGTGCTACGCCATCATCGTCGCCCTCACGATCGGTCTCGGCGCGATGATCGGCGCCGCTGCCCCCGTGATGGGACTCCCAGAGGGTGCCGAGGTCACGCAGGAGATCGCGAACCGGCAGATCGTCCTGCTGAGCACCTCGTCCGTCGGGTTCACCGTCCTGGTCGCCGCGGTGCTCGGAGTCCTCATCATCACCGGGGAGTACGGCACCGGCCAGGTCCGGTCCACCTTCACGGCCGACCCCGGACGCACGGGTGCGATCCTCGCCAAGGCCGTGGTCCTCGCCGTCGCGACCTTCGTCGTCAGCGCCGTCTCGACCTGGATCGGCGTCGCGCTCGTCGCGTTCTTCCAGGCGGACAAGGGCGTGCACGCCGATCTGGCCGATCCCGCGGTCGTCATGCCGGTCCTCGGATCGTCGGTCTACGTCACCGGGATCGCCCTGCTCGCCTTCGGCATCGGGCTCCTCGTCCGCTCCAGCGCCGGCGGCATCGCCATCGCGCTCGGCGTGCTGCTCGTCGTGCCGATCGTGCTGCAGCTCGTCGCCGGTCTGGTGGACCAGCAGTGGCTCCTCGACGTGTCGCGGTTCCTGCCCGACCAGGCCGGCAGCCAGCTCTACACCTACGAACGCTCCGCCGCGCAGCCTGCACCCGAGGGCGTCGTGCTGGACGGCTGGGCCGGTGGCGGGGTCCTGGCGGCGTGGGTCGTCGCGATCGGCGTGGTCGCGCTGGCCGCGGTGAAGAAGCGCGACGTCTGA
- a CDS encoding ABC transporter ATP-binding protein, with translation MIEIEHLSKRYGAKTAVDDISFVVRPGIVTGFLGPNGAGKSTTMRMIMGLDTPTGGHVRVNGQEYRSFRDPLRQVGALLEAKAVHSGRSASNHLLSLAATHGIPKSRVHHVIELTGLESVAKKRVGGFSLGMGQRLGIAAALLGDPKTLILDEPVNGLDPDGVVWVRQLARHLASEGRTVFLSSHLMSEMAQTADRVVVLGRGKVLADAPIAEFVAGSGQGGGARTLVRTPHPDQLFGAVGSAASSITPREDGAFVVVGPDAQQIGTIAAQSGAVLHELTPMGASLEEAYMALTKDEVEYQAEVAR, from the coding sequence GTGATCGAGATCGAGCATCTGTCCAAGCGCTACGGCGCCAAGACCGCCGTCGACGACATCTCCTTCGTCGTCCGACCCGGCATCGTCACCGGCTTCCTCGGCCCGAACGGTGCCGGCAAGTCCACGACCATGCGGATGATCATGGGCCTCGACACGCCCACGGGCGGTCACGTGCGGGTCAACGGGCAGGAGTACCGGTCCTTCCGCGACCCGCTCCGCCAGGTCGGGGCGCTGCTCGAGGCGAAGGCCGTCCACTCGGGGCGCAGCGCCTCCAACCACCTGCTCTCGCTCGCGGCGACGCACGGCATCCCGAAGTCCCGCGTGCACCACGTCATCGAGCTCACCGGGCTCGAGTCGGTCGCGAAGAAGCGCGTCGGCGGGTTCTCCCTCGGCATGGGGCAGCGGCTCGGCATCGCGGCGGCACTGCTCGGCGACCCGAAGACCCTGATCCTGGACGAGCCGGTCAACGGCCTCGACCCGGACGGTGTCGTGTGGGTGCGTCAGCTCGCCCGGCACCTGGCGTCCGAGGGGCGCACGGTCTTCCTCTCCAGCCACCTGATGAGCGAGATGGCCCAGACCGCCGACCGCGTCGTCGTCCTCGGTCGCGGCAAGGTGCTCGCGGACGCTCCGATCGCGGAGTTCGTCGCCGGCAGCGGGCAGGGCGGCGGTGCACGCACCCTCGTCCGGACACCGCACCCCGACCAGCTGTTCGGGGCCGTCGGCTCCGCAGCGTCGTCGATCACCCCGCGCGAGGACGGCGCCTTCGTGGTGGTCGGGCCCGACGCGCAGCAGATCGGCACCATCGCCGCGCAGAGCGGTGCGGTGCTGCACGAACTCACCCCGATGGGTGCGAGCCTCGAGGAGGCGTACATGGCCCTGACCAAGGACGAGGTCGAGTACCAGGCGGAGGTCGCCCGATGA